The Tenacibaculum jejuense genome includes a window with the following:
- a CDS encoding mevalonate kinase family protein: MKGPLFYAKILLFGEYGIIKDSKGLAIPFNSYKGALKVSKNLSGQALKSNESLKDFYKYLVELDTEIVSFNLAEFKNDIDSGMYFDSSIPMGYGIGSSGALVASVYDKYANDKITVLENLTRDKLIKLKEVFSLMESFFHGKSSGLDPLNSYLSLPILINSKENIEATGIPSQKEGKGAVFLLDSEQVGETEPMVSLFMNKMKNEGFRKMLSNEFVTYTDACIEDFLKGNVKSLFSNVKQLSKVVLTNFKPMIPNAFHKVWEKGIQTNDYYLKLCGSGGGGYILGFTEDYEKAKASLKDYKLELVYRF, translated from the coding sequence ATGAAAGGACCTTTATTTTACGCCAAAATTTTACTTTTTGGAGAATACGGTATCATCAAAGACTCGAAAGGATTAGCAATTCCTTTTAACTCTTACAAAGGAGCTTTAAAAGTTTCTAAAAATTTATCTGGTCAAGCTCTTAAATCAAATGAGAGTTTAAAAGATTTTTATAAATATTTAGTTGAATTAGATACTGAAATAGTTTCTTTCAATTTAGCTGAATTTAAAAATGATATCGATTCTGGAATGTATTTCGATTCTTCTATCCCAATGGGTTACGGAATTGGAAGTTCTGGAGCTTTAGTAGCATCTGTTTACGACAAATATGCTAACGACAAAATAACTGTCCTAGAAAACTTAACCAGAGATAAGTTAATAAAACTTAAAGAAGTTTTCTCATTAATGGAATCTTTTTTCCATGGTAAAAGTTCAGGGTTAGATCCTTTAAACTCTTATTTAAGTTTACCTATTCTTATCAATTCTAAAGAAAATATTGAAGCCACTGGAATTCCTTCTCAAAAAGAAGGTAAAGGCGCTGTTTTCTTATTAGACTCTGAACAAGTTGGTGAAACTGAGCCAATGGTGAGCCTTTTCATGAATAAAATGAAAAATGAAGGTTTTAGAAAAATGTTAAGTAATGAGTTTGTTACTTATACAGATGCTTGTATTGAAGATTTCTTAAAAGGAAATGTAAAATCTTTATTTTCTAACGTAAAGCAACTTTCCAAAGTTGTTTTAACAAATTTTAAACCAATGATTCCTAATGCTTTCCATAAAGTTTGGGAGAAAGGAATACAAACTAACGATTACTACTTAAAATTATGTGGTTCTGGTGGTGGTGGCTACATTTTAGGTTTTACAGAAGACTACGAAAAAGCAAAAGCTAGCTTAAAAGATTACAAACTTGAGTTAGTGTATCGATTTTAA
- a CDS encoding GAF domain-containing protein has translation MNIENLKAQSEAILNKELTLEEKLQNICDYLKEEISYYDWVGFYFKNGDKEELKLAQFAGEPTEHTIIPFGKGICGQVAVSNKNLVVQDVSEQDNYISCGWKVKSEIVIPIFVDGENIGQIDIDSHTINPFSKKDEELLEFICEKVSFFLQKTS, from the coding sequence ATGAATATTGAAAATTTAAAAGCACAATCTGAAGCCATTTTAAATAAAGAATTAACTTTAGAAGAGAAGCTACAAAACATATGTGATTACTTAAAAGAAGAAATTTCATATTACGATTGGGTAGGTTTTTATTTTAAGAATGGTGATAAAGAAGAATTAAAACTTGCGCAATTTGCTGGTGAACCTACTGAACACACAATTATTCCTTTTGGAAAAGGTATTTGCGGACAAGTTGCTGTGAGTAACAAAAACCTAGTAGTTCAAGATGTTTCAGAACAGGACAATTATATTTCTTGCGGATGGAAAGTAAAATCTGAAATCGTAATTCCAATTTTTGTTGATGGAGAGAATATTGGTCAAATAGATATTGATTCTCACACAATTAATCCATTTTCTAAAAAAGATGAAGAACTTTTAGAATTTATTTGCGAAAAAGTTTCGTTTTTTTTGCAAAAAACTAGCTAA
- the mvaD gene encoding diphosphomevalonate decarboxylase — protein MNTTSFIPKELDFSIKETTVTWKTPSNIALVKYWGKTNPQLPKNASISFTLSNCHTKTKITFTKTKKVKEADFELFFEGKKKDEFKPKIATFFERIVTYCPYILEYKMEIHSENSFPHSSGIASSASGMSAIAACLMSLEKSLDNTISEEFFNQKASFLARLGSGSASRSIEGPLVIWGKHDDFETSSDLYGVKFPHYVHSIFDNYQDTILLVDKGEKQVSSTVGHNLMFDHPYAENRFKQANDNLSKISKILQTGNIKEFIKLVESEALTLHAMMLTSDPYFILMKPNTLKIINEIWEYRTKTNSNVCFTLDAGANVHLLYPNNEKEKIHSFIDQKLSQYCQKGQYIHDFSGNGAALI, from the coding sequence ATTAACACAACTTCTTTTATTCCTAAAGAATTAGATTTTTCAATCAAAGAAACTACTGTAACTTGGAAAACCCCAAGTAATATAGCTTTAGTTAAATACTGGGGAAAAACCAATCCTCAACTACCAAAAAATGCTTCAATAAGTTTTACCTTAAGTAATTGCCATACAAAGACTAAAATTACTTTTACCAAAACTAAAAAAGTAAAAGAAGCAGATTTTGAATTATTTTTCGAAGGAAAAAAGAAAGATGAATTTAAACCTAAAATAGCTACCTTCTTTGAAAGAATAGTTACCTATTGTCCCTATATTTTAGAATATAAAATGGAAATTCATTCAGAGAACTCGTTTCCTCATAGTAGTGGAATTGCTTCTTCTGCAAGTGGAATGAGTGCTATAGCTGCATGTTTAATGAGTTTAGAAAAATCATTAGACAACACAATTTCAGAAGAATTTTTCAACCAAAAAGCGTCTTTCTTAGCTCGTTTGGGTTCTGGTAGTGCGAGTAGAAGTATTGAAGGTCCTTTAGTAATTTGGGGAAAACACGATGATTTTGAAACAAGCTCTGATTTGTATGGTGTAAAATTCCCTCATTACGTACACTCCATTTTTGACAACTACCAAGACACTATTTTATTAGTTGACAAAGGAGAAAAACAAGTTTCAAGTACCGTTGGTCACAACTTAATGTTCGATCATCCTTATGCAGAAAATCGTTTCAAACAAGCAAATGATAATTTGAGTAAAATTTCAAAAATTTTACAAACTGGTAATATTAAAGAGTTCATTAAACTGGTAGAAAGTGAAGCCTTGACTTTACACGCAATGATGCTTACTAGTGATCCTTACTTCATTTTAATGAAACCTAATACTTTAAAAATTATTAATGAAATTTGGGAATACAGAACTAAAACAAACAGCAATGTTTGTTTCACTTTAGATGCTGGCGCAAATGTTCATTTATTATATCCTAATAACGAGAAAGAAAAAATCCATAGTTTTATAGATCAAAAGCTTTCTCAATATTGTCAAAAAGGTCAATATATTCATGATTTCTCAGGAAACGGAGCAGCCTTAATTTAA
- a CDS encoding pseudouridine synthase: MNKNNSSRGRQAGKNSNPRSKKQSNFRKPVKKSSNTPKKEESTGIRLNKFISNSGICSRREADTFIEHGSVTVNGKLITEMGYKVQPHDAVRFDGTLISIEEKRYVLLNKPKNYITTMEDDRGRKTVMELIGNATKERIYPVGRLDRNTTGLLLFTNDGELAKKLTHPKHNVRKLYHASLDKKLTLSDLEKLRGDVVIEGRKVFIDAVSYVEGEKKTEVGIEIHSGRNRIVRKIFDHFGYHVVKLDRVIFAGLTKKNLPRGRYRTLTQQEVNNLKML, translated from the coding sequence ATGAATAAAAATAACTCGTCGAGAGGACGACAAGCTGGAAAGAACAGCAATCCTCGCTCTAAAAAACAATCTAATTTTAGAAAACCAGTAAAGAAATCTTCAAATACACCTAAAAAAGAAGAAAGTACAGGAATTCGTTTAAATAAATTTATCTCTAACTCGGGAATTTGTTCTAGAAGAGAAGCTGATACATTTATTGAGCACGGAAGTGTAACTGTAAATGGAAAATTAATTACAGAAATGGGATACAAAGTTCAACCTCATGATGCTGTTCGTTTTGATGGAACTTTAATTTCCATTGAAGAAAAAAGATATGTTTTACTGAATAAACCTAAAAATTACATTACGACTATGGAAGATGACCGTGGTAGAAAAACTGTAATGGAATTAATAGGTAATGCGACTAAGGAACGTATATATCCAGTAGGTAGATTAGATAGAAATACAACAGGATTATTATTGTTTACTAACGATGGTGAATTAGCTAAAAAATTAACACATCCAAAACATAATGTACGAAAACTATATCATGCTTCGTTAGATAAAAAGTTAACACTATCAGATCTTGAAAAACTAAGAGGTGATGTGGTAATTGAAGGTCGTAAAGTATTTATTGATGCCGTTTCTTACGTTGAAGGAGAAAAGAAAACAGAAGTTGGTATAGAGATTCACTCAGGTAGAAACAGAATCGTAAGAAAAATATTTGATCACTTTGGTTATCATGTTGTAAAATTAGATCGAGTTATCTTTGCTGGATTAACAAAAAAGAATCTACCTCGTGGTAGATATAGAACTTTAACACAACAAGAAGTTAACAACCTAAAGATGTTATAA
- a CDS encoding toxin-antitoxin system YwqK family antitoxin translates to MRTVFILLFVFSSVNILAQKTTWYDNNWKEVKQTEAVFYVPMPKKVKNGYWIVKFYKNGNRYLEGYSSNSKINNELFEGIVNYYDIHGALSKKVSYKNGIINGPKRTYFKTGELQSLGRFKNGKENGVWKTFYKNGKIKTRGKYKDGEKVGIWKTFYKNVY, encoded by the coding sequence ATGAGAACTGTATTTATCTTATTATTTGTTTTTTCCTCGGTTAATATTTTAGCTCAAAAAACTACATGGTACGATAATAACTGGAAAGAAGTAAAACAAACTGAAGCTGTTTTTTATGTTCCAATGCCAAAGAAGGTTAAAAATGGATATTGGATTGTAAAGTTTTATAAAAACGGAAATCGATATTTAGAAGGTTACAGTAGTAATTCAAAAATTAATAATGAATTATTCGAAGGAATCGTTAATTACTATGATATTCATGGCGCACTTTCTAAAAAAGTAAGTTATAAGAACGGCATTATAAACGGACCAAAGAGAACTTATTTTAAAACTGGTGAACTCCAATCTTTAGGACGTTTTAAAAATGGAAAAGAAAATGGGGTTTGGAAAACTTTTTACAAAAACGGAAAAATAAAAACTAGAGGAAAATACAAAGACGGTGAAAAAGTTGGGATTTGGAAAACCTTTTACAAAAATGTTTATTAA
- a CDS encoding MotA/TolQ/ExbB proton channel family protein produces the protein MNFLILGELFKRMNEGGPFFMYPIFLMLLICIGLIVFSFLKQDLEGKLKELISHVSLFALVWGFLGMMIGLITAFDAISSIEYDVATQVLAGGLKIGLLSPTFGIFTFLVARFGIIVLHLRKSKNA, from the coding sequence ATGAACTTTTTAATTTTAGGAGAATTATTTAAAAGAATGAACGAAGGAGGACCTTTTTTTATGTATCCTATTTTTTTGATGCTGCTAATTTGTATAGGTTTAATCGTTTTTTCTTTTTTAAAACAAGACTTGGAGGGTAAATTAAAAGAGCTGATAAGCCATGTTAGTTTATTTGCTTTAGTATGGGGGTTTTTAGGAATGATGATTGGTTTGATTACTGCTTTTGATGCAATTTCTTCAATTGAATATGATGTTGCTACTCAAGTTTTAGCTGGAGGTTTAAAAATAGGATTGCTATCTCCAACTTTCGGTATTTTTACTTTTCTAGTTGCACGTTTTGGTATTATAGTACTACATTTAAGAAAGAGCAAAAACGCTTAG
- a CDS encoding LytR/AlgR family response regulator transcription factor: MNNIFTCVVVDDEPVAREIIESFIQKTPSLSLAASFSNALETIQFAQENEADIYFLDINMPEINGLSLAKIVNSDAHIIFTTAYRDYAIDGFNLNVIDYLLKPIAFDRFLQAIKKIPQKRQTIQKVENKNSNESFLFVRSERKMVKVNYRDIIYIESLSDYLKIHLQEKTIVTRETISNIENKLPEKLFIRVHRSFIVAVHFIDAYTNEFIEINNKAIPISRNYKESTLQKLTGI; the protein is encoded by the coding sequence ATGAATAATATATTTACTTGTGTTGTTGTTGATGACGAACCTGTTGCTAGAGAAATCATAGAATCTTTTATACAAAAAACACCCAGTTTGTCTTTAGCTGCTAGTTTTTCAAATGCATTAGAAACCATTCAGTTTGCTCAAGAAAACGAAGCAGATATATATTTTCTAGACATTAATATGCCTGAGATTAATGGCTTAAGCTTAGCTAAAATTGTAAATTCAGATGCACATATAATTTTCACTACAGCATATCGCGATTATGCTATTGATGGTTTTAACCTTAACGTAATCGATTATTTACTAAAACCAATTGCATTCGATCGTTTTTTACAAGCCATAAAAAAAATACCTCAAAAAAGACAAACCATTCAAAAGGTTGAAAATAAAAACAGTAATGAAAGTTTTCTATTTGTTAGGTCTGAAAGGAAAATGGTAAAAGTTAATTACAGGGATATTATTTATATTGAAAGCCTAAGTGATTACCTTAAAATTCATCTTCAAGAAAAAACAATAGTCACAAGAGAAACTATAAGTAACATAGAGAATAAATTACCAGAAAAACTGTTTATTAGAGTACATAGATCTTTTATAGTAGCTGTTCATTTTATAGATGCTTACACCAATGAATTTATAGAAATAAATAACAAAGCAATTCCTATAAGTCGAAATTATAAAGAAAGTACACTACAAAAGTTGACAGGTATTTAA
- a CDS encoding sensor histidine kinase, whose translation MENLKVFLGIFIKGTIHLLFWVGVYFFYTYYLGYGSTNIKYINKFTYYLMPITISIGYFFLYFLIPKYLLVKKHFFFILYSIYTFIISFFFIAFSIFYGMISSSHLSSGKTPPLTKTIPYIIFGVYFIILIIIFIGLVIQNYKSTLRDEDLKNKFLQTQLQLKEQELKYLKMQIHPHFLFNTLNTLYGFALKKADEAPDMILKLSSLLDYILYQVEKPEVLLVNEIQHIEDYISLEKMRFQDSLNVKFSKEIHKDSLLISPMIFLPFVENAFKHGMQINGILTIDMNIKTSENSINFSISNSHKNFMKSKKGIGLTNIKKRLTMLFQNNFTLETKSSDNIYEVQLKIPARNE comes from the coding sequence ATGGAAAACTTAAAAGTGTTTTTAGGGATATTTATTAAAGGAACTATACATTTACTTTTTTGGGTAGGAGTTTATTTTTTTTACACTTATTATCTAGGTTACGGAAGTACAAACATTAAGTATATCAATAAATTCACCTACTATCTAATGCCAATAACTATTAGCATAGGATATTTCTTTTTATATTTTCTGATACCAAAATACTTGTTAGTAAAAAAACACTTCTTTTTTATCTTATACTCAATTTATACATTTATTATTTCCTTCTTCTTTATTGCTTTTTCAATTTTTTACGGAATGATTTCTTCTAGCCATTTAAGCTCTGGAAAGACTCCTCCGTTAACCAAAACAATTCCGTACATCATTTTTGGTGTATATTTTATCATATTAATAATAATTTTTATTGGTCTTGTTATTCAAAATTATAAGTCAACCTTAAGAGATGAAGATTTAAAAAATAAATTTTTACAAACACAACTACAATTAAAAGAACAAGAATTAAAGTATTTGAAAATGCAAATTCACCCTCATTTCTTGTTTAATACACTAAACACACTGTATGGTTTTGCTCTTAAAAAAGCAGACGAAGCTCCAGATATGATTTTAAAACTTTCGAGTCTTTTAGATTATATCTTATACCAAGTTGAAAAACCTGAAGTACTTCTTGTTAATGAAATACAACATATTGAAGATTACATCTCTTTAGAGAAAATGAGGTTTCAAGATAGTTTAAATGTCAAATTCTCTAAAGAAATACACAAAGATTCTCTTTTAATTTCTCCTATGATTTTCCTCCCATTTGTAGAAAATGCTTTTAAACATGGTATGCAGATTAACGGAATTCTAACTATTGATATGAATATTAAAACTTCAGAAAACTCAATCAACTTTTCAATTTCAAATTCTCATAAGAATTTTATGAAATCAAAAAAAGGAATTGGATTAACTAATATTAAAAAAAGACTCACGATGTTATTTCAAAATAATTTTACTCTTGAAACTAAATCGTCAGATAATATTTACGAAGTACAACTAAAAATACCAGCTAGAAATGAATAA
- a CDS encoding geranylgeranylglycerol-phosphate geranylgeranyltransferase, with translation MNSKFYDRTLLVKLLSLLSVVRGYNILVLVAAQYLAAIFIFSENKSLKHVLLDWHLLYLVLATVCVIAGGYIINNFYDVKADRINKPIKSTLDDKIKQETKLSLYFLLNFTGFTFGWLVSWRAGVFFACYIFGIWLYSHKLKRYPLLGLFSATILTILPFFVIFVHYKNFSKVIFVHAFFLFFVIVVRELIKDLENIKGAIVNNYNTFPVVYGEKKTKQFIFLLLGLTLVPIIILFDYPAIQYMKYYFYLAGITLTAIGFYTWKSYTKKQYQLIHNILKILLLIGVFSLLLIDKSLLLDKVINQLN, from the coding sequence ATGAATTCTAAGTTTTACGACAGAACTTTATTGGTAAAACTATTAAGCCTGTTATCTGTTGTAAGAGGGTATAACATATTAGTATTAGTAGCCGCTCAATATCTTGCAGCTATTTTCATTTTTTCTGAAAACAAATCATTAAAGCACGTTTTATTAGATTGGCATTTATTATACCTAGTACTTGCTACCGTCTGTGTAATTGCTGGAGGATATATCATCAATAATTTTTATGATGTAAAAGCTGATAGAATAAACAAACCCATAAAAAGTACACTTGATGATAAGATTAAACAAGAAACTAAACTTTCTTTATATTTCCTTTTAAATTTTACTGGTTTCACTTTTGGGTGGTTGGTATCATGGAGAGCTGGTGTATTTTTTGCTTGTTATATCTTTGGAATATGGCTGTATTCGCACAAACTTAAAAGATATCCTTTATTAGGCTTATTCAGCGCAACTATATTGACTATATTACCATTTTTTGTAATCTTTGTACACTACAAAAATTTCTCTAAAGTAATTTTCGTCCATGCCTTTTTCTTATTCTTCGTTATTGTTGTTAGAGAACTTATAAAAGACTTAGAAAATATTAAAGGAGCAATAGTAAATAATTACAACACTTTTCCTGTAGTCTATGGAGAAAAAAAAACCAAGCAATTCATCTTTTTATTATTAGGACTAACTTTAGTTCCTATTATTATTTTATTTGACTATCCTGCTATACAGTATATGAAGTATTATTTTTATTTAGCTGGAATTACATTAACTGCAATTGGTTTTTATACTTGGAAATCTTATACTAAAAAACAATATCAATTAATTCATAACATTCTAAAAATTCTATTATTAATTGGTGTTTTTAGTTTACTTTTAATAGACAAATCTTTATTACTAGATAAAGTTATAAATCAACTAAATTAA
- the purH gene encoding bifunctional phosphoribosylaminoimidazolecarboxamide formyltransferase/IMP cyclohydrolase, with protein MSNKTIKSALISVFHKDGLAPIAKKLNDLGVTIYSTGGTEKFISELGINVVPVESVTDYPSILGGRVKTLHPKIFGGILNRQENESDVAQLSEFNIPQIDLVIVDLYPFEKTVASGASEQDIIEKIDIGGISLIRAAAKNFKDTVIVSSMEQYDEFLNLISENNGETSIADRKKYAAKAFNISSHYDTAIFNYFNEDEVVFKASETTAKTLRYGENPHQKGYFFGDLDAMFDKLHGKELSYNNLLDVDAAVNLINEFKGEAPTFAILKHNNACGFAQRETVYQAYVDALAGDPVSAFGGILISNVTIDKETAEEIHKLFCEVVIAPSFDDDALEILKGKKNRIILVQKEVVLPNQIVRTSLNGLLVQDKDAKTDSVEDLSYPTTSKPTSEQIEDLLFASKICKHTKSNTIVLAKNKQLCASGTGQTSRVDALRQAIDKAKSFGFDLENAVMASDAFFPFPDCVEIADNAGIKSVIQPGGSIKDELSVNYCNDNGLSMVFTGTRHFKH; from the coding sequence ATGAGCAATAAAACAATTAAATCTGCACTTATATCTGTTTTTCATAAAGATGGATTAGCACCAATAGCAAAAAAACTTAATGATTTAGGAGTAACGATATACTCTACTGGTGGTACTGAAAAATTTATTTCTGAATTAGGTATCAATGTTGTTCCTGTAGAAAGTGTTACAGATTACCCTTCAATTTTAGGTGGGAGAGTAAAAACATTACACCCTAAAATTTTTGGAGGAATTTTAAACAGACAAGAAAACGAAAGTGATGTAGCTCAACTTTCTGAATTCAATATTCCACAAATCGACTTAGTAATTGTTGATTTATATCCTTTTGAAAAAACGGTAGCTTCAGGTGCTAGCGAACAAGATATTATCGAAAAAATTGATATCGGAGGTATTTCTCTTATTAGAGCTGCTGCAAAAAACTTTAAAGACACCGTAATTGTTTCTTCAATGGAACAATACGATGAGTTTTTAAACTTAATTTCGGAAAACAACGGAGAAACTTCAATTGCTGATAGAAAAAAGTATGCTGCTAAAGCCTTCAATATTTCTTCACATTACGATACAGCTATCTTTAATTATTTTAATGAAGATGAAGTTGTATTTAAAGCTAGTGAAACTACAGCTAAAACTTTACGATATGGTGAAAACCCACATCAAAAAGGATATTTCTTTGGAGATTTAGATGCTATGTTTGACAAATTACATGGTAAAGAATTGAGCTATAACAATCTTCTTGATGTAGATGCCGCTGTAAACTTAATCAACGAATTTAAAGGAGAAGCTCCTACATTCGCTATTTTAAAACATAACAATGCTTGTGGTTTTGCTCAAAGAGAAACTGTATACCAAGCTTATGTAGATGCTTTAGCTGGTGACCCAGTTTCTGCTTTTGGAGGAATTTTAATTTCTAATGTTACGATTGACAAAGAAACTGCTGAAGAAATTCATAAATTATTCTGTGAAGTTGTCATAGCTCCAAGTTTCGATGATGATGCCTTAGAAATATTAAAAGGGAAGAAAAATAGAATTATTTTAGTTCAAAAAGAAGTGGTATTACCAAATCAAATTGTAAGAACTTCTTTGAATGGATTACTAGTTCAAGATAAAGATGCAAAAACAGATAGCGTAGAAGATTTATCATACCCTACTACTTCTAAACCTACATCTGAACAAATAGAAGATTTATTATTTGCTTCTAAAATATGTAAGCATACAAAATCAAACACTATTGTTTTAGCTAAAAACAAGCAATTATGTGCTAGTGGAACTGGACAAACAAGTCGTGTTGACGCATTAAGACAAGCAATTGACAAAGCAAAAAGTTTTGGTTTTGATTTAGAAAATGCTGTGATGGCAAGTGATGCTTTTTTCCCGTTCCCGGACTGTGTAGAAATTGCAGATAACGCTGGAATTAAATCAGTTATACAACCTGGAGGTTCTATTAAAGACGAATTAAGTGTAAACTACTGTAACGACAATGGATTGTCGATGGTGTTTACAGGAACAAGACACTTTAAACATTAA
- a CDS encoding rod shape-determining protein has protein sequence MGFFDFMTEDIAIDLGTANTLIIHDGKVVIDSPSIVARNRVNGKIIATGKEAQQMQGKTHENIKTIRPLKDGVIADFQASEEMIKEFVKQIPAIRKKIFPPSLRMVICIPSGITEVEKRAVIDSARHMNAKEIYLIYEPMAAAIGVGVDIMEPKGNMIIDIGGGTTEIAVIALAGIVCDQSVKVAGDLFTSDIMYYMRTQHNLYVGETTAEKMKIQIGAATEDLDETPEDMMVQGRDLLSGKPKQVQVSYREIAKALDKSILRIEDAVMETLSKTPPELAADIYNTGIYLAGGGSMLRGLDKRLSRKTDLPVYVAEDPLRAVVRGTGIALKNLNKYKSVLVS, from the coding sequence ATGGGATTTTTTGACTTTATGACGGAGGATATCGCAATCGATTTAGGCACTGCGAATACACTTATCATACATGATGGCAAGGTAGTTATCGATAGTCCTTCGATTGTTGCGAGAAATAGAGTTAATGGAAAAATTATCGCTACGGGTAAAGAAGCCCAACAAATGCAAGGTAAAACCCATGAAAATATTAAAACAATTCGTCCTTTAAAGGATGGTGTAATTGCCGACTTTCAAGCTTCTGAAGAAATGATTAAGGAATTTGTAAAACAAATTCCTGCTATTAGAAAAAAAATATTCCCACCTTCTCTACGAATGGTTATTTGTATTCCTTCTGGAATTACTGAGGTAGAAAAGAGAGCCGTAATTGATTCTGCTCGTCATATGAATGCCAAAGAAATTTATCTAATCTATGAACCAATGGCTGCTGCAATTGGTGTTGGAGTAGATATTATGGAACCAAAAGGTAACATGATCATTGATATAGGAGGTGGTACTACAGAAATCGCAGTTATAGCTTTAGCTGGTATTGTATGTGACCAATCTGTAAAAGTTGCTGGTGATTTATTCACTAGTGATATCATGTACTACATGAGAACCCAGCATAACTTATATGTAGGTGAAACTACTGCTGAGAAAATGAAAATTCAAATAGGTGCAGCCACTGAAGACTTAGACGAAACACCAGAAGATATGATGGTTCAAGGTCGTGATTTATTAAGTGGAAAACCAAAACAAGTGCAAGTTTCTTACAGAGAAATAGCAAAAGCACTTGATAAATCTATTTTAAGAATAGAAGATGCTGTAATGGAAACTCTTTCGAAAACTCCACCTGAATTAGCAGCTGATATCTATAATACTGGTATTTATTTAGCAGGTGGTGGATCTATGTTAAGAGGACTAGATAAAAGATTATCAAGAAAAACCGATTTACCTGTTTATGTAGCCGAAGATCCTTTAAGAGCTGTAGTAAGAGGAACAGGTATTGCTTTAAAGAATTTAAATAAATACAAGAGCGTATTAGTTAGCTAA
- the mreC gene encoding rod shape-determining protein MreC → MQQLIYFIQKYKYFLFFLLLQIVGFTLTINNHSYHKSKFISSANTITGGVYEKKSNLKNYLNLKDENQILIQENLTLKNKLSKLEYFLDSIYTKTAVDTNNFNQQFKYIDGKINKNEFHKPYNYLTINRGLKHGVNKEMAVINDKGIIGITDASSNNYSRVRSILNRNSKVNARLKSSPYFGSLSWDGEDYNTVQLLDIPREAKINIGDTIMTGGNSTIFPKGILIGTVTDKTNGINIKLFNDMSNLENIYIIKNFHQKEIKALENVNNE, encoded by the coding sequence ATGCAACAGCTTATTTATTTTATTCAGAAATACAAATACTTTCTGTTTTTTTTGCTGTTACAAATTGTTGGTTTCACTTTAACAATCAATAATCATAGCTACCATAAAAGTAAATTTATTAGTTCTGCTAATACTATTACTGGAGGTGTTTATGAGAAAAAGAGTAATCTTAAAAACTACTTAAACTTAAAAGACGAAAACCAGATTTTAATTCAAGAAAACTTAACATTAAAAAATAAGTTATCGAAGCTTGAATATTTTCTTGACAGCATTTACACTAAAACTGCGGTAGATACGAATAACTTTAATCAGCAATTTAAATATATTGATGGTAAAATCAATAAAAATGAATTTCATAAACCTTACAACTATCTAACTATAAATCGTGGATTAAAACATGGGGTAAATAAAGAAATGGCTGTAATAAATGACAAAGGTATTATTGGTATTACAGATGCTTCTTCAAATAATTACTCTAGAGTACGTTCTATATTAAATAGAAATAGTAAAGTAAATGCAAGACTAAAAAGTAGTCCTTATTTTGGTTCTTTGAGTTGGGATGGTGAAGATTATAACACTGTCCAGTTACTTGATATTCCTAGAGAAGCAAAAATAAATATTGGTGACACTATAATGACTGGAGGGAATTCAACTATTTTCCCTAAAGGAATTTTAATAGGAACTGTTACAGATAAAACCAATGGAATAAACATCAAGCTTTTTAATGACATGAGTAATCTTGAAAATATTTACATCATTAAAAACTTTCATCAAAAAGAAATCAAAGCTTTAGAAAACGTAAATAATGAGTAG